Part of the Kineococcus aurantiacus genome, GGAGCGCGAGCTGCTCGCGGGCTTCTCCATCGACCTCGACGCCGAGCTGGAGGCCGAGGGCGACGACGAGCTGGAGGCCCGTCCGCCGGTCGTGACCGTCATGGGTCACGTCGACCACGGGAAGACCAAGCTCCTCGACGCGATCCGGTCCTCCGACGTCGTGGCGAAGGAGGCCGGTGGCATCACCCAGCACATCGGTGCCTACCAGGTCGTCAAGGAGCACGAGGGGGTCGAGCGTCCGATCACCTTCATCGACACCCCCGGTCACGAGGCCTTCACGGCCATGCGTGCCCGTGGTGCGAAGGTCACGGACATCGCGATCCTCGTGGTCGCGGCGGACGACGGCGTGATGCCCCAGACCGTCGAGGCGCTCAACCACGCCCAGGCGGCGGACGTCCCGATCGTCGTGGCGGTCAACAAGGTCGACAAGGAGGGCGCGAACCCGGACAAGGTCCGGCAGCAGCTCACCGAGTACAACCTGGTGGCCGAGGAGTACGGCGGCGACACGATGTTCGTCAACGTCTCGGCGAAGCAGGGCATGGGCCTGGACGACCTCCTCGAGGCCGTCCTGCTCACGGCCGACGCCTCCCTGGACCTGCGGGCGAACCCCGACAAGGACGCTCGCGGTGTGGCGATCGAGGGCAACCTCGACAAGGGCCGCGGCCCCGTCGCCACCGTCCTGGTCCAGTCCGGCACCCTGCGCGTCGGTGACGCGATCGTCGCCGGCACCGGCTACGGCCGCGTCCGCGCGATGCTCGACGAGAACGGCGACAACGTCGAGGCGGCCACCCCGTCGCGTCCGGTCCAGGTCCTGGGTCTGACGTCGGTGCCGGGTGCCGGTGACACGTTCCTGGCGGCCCCGGACGACCGGACCGCCCGGCAGATCGCGGAGAAGCGCGAGGCGCAGGAGCGCAACGCGGCTCTGGCGAAGGCGCGCAAGCGCATCTCGCTGGAGGACTTCACCAAGGCGCTGGAGCAGGGCAAGGTCGAGACCCTCAACCTCATCCTCAAGGGTGACGGTGCGGGCTCGGTCGAGGCCCTGGAGGACGCCCTCTACAAGATCGACGTCGGCGACGAGGTCGAGCTGCGGGTGATCGACCGCGGTGTCGGTGCGGTGACGAAGAACAACGTCAACCTCGCCGTCGCCTCGAACGCGATCATCATCGGGTTCAACGTGCGCCCGGAGCAGCAGACCAAGGAGTACGCCGACCGCGAGGGCGTCGACATCCGCTTCTACTCGGTCATCTACGCGGCCATCGAGGACGTCGAGGCGTCCCTGAAGGGCCTGCTGAAGCCCGAGTTCGAAGAGGTCCAGCTCGGCACGGCGGAGGTCCGCGAGATCTTCCGCTCGTCGAAGTTCGGCAACATCGCCGGCTGCCTCGTCCGGTCGGGTCTCATCCGCCGCAACACCAAGGCGCGCGTCCTGCGCCGCGGTGTCGTGCACGGGGACAACCTCACCATCGAGTCGTTGCGCCGCTTCAAGGACGACGCCACCGAGGTCCGCGAGGGCTACGAGTGCGGTATCGGCCTGGGCTCGTACAACGACCTTCAGGTCGACGACGTCATCGAGACGTACGAGATGCAGGAGAAGGCGCGCAGCTGACCGGCTGACGCCTGCGACCCGGTGACCGGGGCGGGACCTCGCGGTCCCGCCCCGGTCGCCTCCCCGCTGGGAACCAGCGCACACCCATGTTCACCGGAACCCTGACCGTCGACCTGCTCCTCGGCGACGTCCACTCCCTCAAGGGCAAGCGCAGCCTCGTCCGGCCCCTGGTCGCCGAGCTGCGCCGTTCCTTCGAGGTCGCGGCCGCCGAGACCGGCCACCTGGACCTGCACCGCCGGGCCGAGGTCGCCGTCGCCGTCGTGGCCACCGACGCCGCCCGCTGCGCCGACGTGCTCGACCGCTGCGAACGGCTCGTCGCGGCCCACCCGGAGTTCCAGATCCTCTCCGCCCGGCGGCAGTACCTGTCGTCGGACGACTAGAACGCAGGAGTTTCCCGTGGTCGACCCGACCCGCGCCCGCAAGCTCGCCGACCGCATCAAGGTCGTCGTCGCCGACGCGCTGGAGAAGCGCGTCAAGGACCCCCGCCTGGGGTTCGTCACGATCACCGACGCCCGCGTCACGAACGACCTCCAGCACGCCACGCTGTACTACACGGTCTTCGGCAGCGACGAGGAGAAGCAGGGGACCAAGGCCGCCCTGGAGTCGGCCAAGGGCGTCCTGCGCTCGGAGGTCGGCAAGCGCACCGGCATCCGGCTGACCCCCACGCTGACGTTCACCGCCGACGAGGTCCCCGAGACCGCGCAGCAGATCACCGACCTGCTCTCCAAGGCCGCCGAGCAGGACGCCCGCGTCGCCGCCCTGGCCGCCGGGGCCACCCCCGCCGGGGACCCGGACCCGTACAAGAAGCCCGCCGACCCCGACGACGAGTGGGACGACGACGAGGCGGACGAGGACGAGACGGACGACGAGGTCGGGGAGGACCCCCACCGCGCCTGAGGCGGCGCGGCAGGCCGGGGCGGTGGATCACGATCTGCCCGGCCTGGACACCGGTCCCGGTGTGCCGGCGCTCCTCGTGGTGGTGTTCGTCCTGATCGCCCTGTCCGGCGTGGCC contains:
- the rbfA gene encoding 30S ribosome-binding factor RbfA; translated protein: MVDPTRARKLADRIKVVVADALEKRVKDPRLGFVTITDARVTNDLQHATLYYTVFGSDEEKQGTKAALESAKGVLRSEVGKRTGIRLTPTLTFTADEVPETAQQITDLLSKAAEQDARVAALAAGATPAGDPDPYKKPADPDDEWDDDEADEDETDDEVGEDPHRA
- the infB gene encoding translation initiation factor IF-2, translating into MAKVRVYELAKEFGVESKVVLATLKEMGEFVRSASSTVEPPVIRRLKDKFPNGGGSAPSARPAPAAKPGPRLPQGARPGPAPAARPAAPAPAAPAPAAPAAAPAPAPAPAPTPVAQAPQAPAAANPAANPAFRAPAPADRPAPQRPAAPGQRPTPGARPSTPPTSGGPGQGPRPGARPGAGGPGARPGAPVPGGAGGPAGRGPRPGGDRPDRGERPGGDRPRGDRPQGDRQGRPGGAGAPGGAPRPGAPRPGNNPFATSQGMPRPQREGGAPRPGNNPFAANQGMPRPQGPRPGGAPGPGGPRPGGPRPNPGMMPARPTVGRPGAGAGRPGAPGRGGPGGGRGGFGGRPGGAGGGTGTGGGFAGRPGGGGGGPRGGRGGTQGAFGRAGGKPARGRKSKRAKRQEFESMAAPTPGGVSVRRGDGTTVVRIRRGASLSDFAERIDVDPAALVTVLFHLGEMATATQSLDEDTFQVLGNELGYVIEVVSPEDEERELLAGFSIDLDAELEAEGDDELEARPPVVTVMGHVDHGKTKLLDAIRSSDVVAKEAGGITQHIGAYQVVKEHEGVERPITFIDTPGHEAFTAMRARGAKVTDIAILVVAADDGVMPQTVEALNHAQAADVPIVVAVNKVDKEGANPDKVRQQLTEYNLVAEEYGGDTMFVNVSAKQGMGLDDLLEAVLLTADASLDLRANPDKDARGVAIEGNLDKGRGPVATVLVQSGTLRVGDAIVAGTGYGRVRAMLDENGDNVEAATPSRPVQVLGLTSVPGAGDTFLAAPDDRTARQIAEKREAQERNAALAKARKRISLEDFTKALEQGKVETLNLILKGDGAGSVEALEDALYKIDVGDEVELRVIDRGVGAVTKNNVNLAVASNAIIIGFNVRPEQQTKEYADREGVDIRFYSVIYAAIEDVEASLKGLLKPEFEEVQLGTAEVREIFRSSKFGNIAGCLVRSGLIRRNTKARVLRRGVVHGDNLTIESLRRFKDDATEVREGYECGIGLGSYNDLQVDDVIETYEMQEKARS
- a CDS encoding DUF503 domain-containing protein; translation: MFTGTLTVDLLLGDVHSLKGKRSLVRPLVAELRRSFEVAAAETGHLDLHRRAEVAVAVVATDAARCADVLDRCERLVAAHPEFQILSARRQYLSSDD